Genomic window (Lutra lutra chromosome 17, mLutLut1.2, whole genome shotgun sequence):
ccccccgaCGAAGGCTGCTCCAGTCTGGGGGAAAGTGAGGCCACTGGACTAGTACAAACCATTTCCCGCAAGCAATGACCTTGTCCAGATGTGCGACTTCCATGCACCAGCAGCTGCTCAGCAAGGGGCTTAGGAACCGGTGTCTCCATCCCACACCGTCGAGGGCTGCGTGCTGGCGTCACCTGTACGCCCCCTCTGACGCATCCCCCTGTCCTGGGGCCGCCACGGCATCGCCAGCCCTCCGAGCTTCGGCAGGAGACGCCTGCCAGGGATAGGCACGCCTTGTTGCTTGCGATCCTCTCGCCACCTCCGTGGACTCACTCCTGCCTGATGTCATGCGGAGAAGAGCATGACTCCAGGTGGGGAACGAGGTCGGGCCGGGTGAAACACTAGCGGAGCTGCCGTTCCACATGCAGACAGGTgccccagagagggaaagacagggcAAGTGGAATGTGTTTCCTCCAGAGTTTGAGATCCTGAAAAACAACAGGTGGTCTCTGGTGTGCTGTTCTTGAGTTTTAGTTCAGGATTAGTTGGGTTTCAGCCTGGATTTTGGAAGAGAGGAAATGTTACCAGAGTTCCTTGGGCATTAGGGAACTCTGGTAATATTCACTTGCAAAGTGAGTATTAGCGGGAAGACTtgttttaaaaaggcagattcCAGGGTGTCACCTCCTGAGGATTCTGAGGTATCGGGGCCCCAGCTAGGACATAGGATCCTGTCTTACCAGAGCCCCGTCCACCCCCCATCCCTGACGCAACTCAGATCCTCCTGGAGCCCATTGCTTTCGAGGGCTGTCAGTCCTTCCTTTACCCCCCGAATTGCAgctgtttgtgtatttttttatattttctacgtTTCCTTGGTTCTTTAAGAAGGAATGATAGAAATAAAGTTATTTGCTttaggatttgtttatttatttttccacattatAAGCGCCTTCCGGTGACAAGGGAGTGATCCTATCAGTAGCCTTTTCTAACCTAAAGAAAAAGCACTGGAGGCTTCAGTGTGACGCAGAGACTCCTCCCCTTCGTCACCATTCCTCCCACTGTTTTTCTGGGTAATGCAGCAAGAGTAAGGTGGCTCAAATTCTAGAGTGCATAGAAGCTTCTTGTTCCAACTGTTTTGTGACTAATTCAATAGTGGCTATTCTCGGTGACAAGAGTTAAATTAAtgggaaagaagtaaaagatgCGATACTGATGCTGCCTTCCGTGGGGATCCCCTGTGCAGCAGGCCCTGTGCACGGTCCGAGTGGGCAGGGGCTCCATATGAGAGCTAAGTGACACTTCAGTCATGTGCCACAAGTCCCACGGCTGGCAGGGGCCAAAGCCTTCACTGGTTCGGGGTGGCGGGTTTGTCTTTGAGTTGACCACCTGCGCGTGCTCCAGCTCCCACCATCGTCCTGGGGTTTCTCTTGTAAAATTGTGTGAGCTGTGAGTCTGGCCAGTTCGAACAAACTCCCCTCCTTTCCTATTTCATTCctgctgcagaagaaaagaaaagaaaaaaaaaaaaataggtctccACAGGAATGAGGCACTTAATTCCCTGACCCTCCCTcggtcccctctcctcctccctgggtGAAGCTAGGACTGTGTTTCTGGAGGGGCCCCTTTCCTGACCCCGTCAGTGTCAACTAAGGGGCACCAAGGGCAGTGTTTTTAGCAATTCATGACTCTCACCCTGTCTTTGACAGATGGAGCCGACACCCTTTTACTTTGCAGTGTGGGGCCTTGGTCACAAGGGGGAGCAGGTGGGTCTggatggataaaaacaaaattgtcatCACAGAATCTTCCCAGaagcttctcaaacttttccaccCCTGTACCTTTCATGGCAGAAATCGAGTCATCGGAAAAGACCCCTTGGGAATCGGTGGGCGCTGGAAGCTGCCAGCCCCAGGTGAGAACGGCCTTTATTCTCATTtcttcaaatttcattttctcccatGTTACACGTTCGTATTATCATAAAAATAGATTTCGCCGAGTCTCCAGGAAGAGCACAGTGATGGTCCTGTGGTTTCTCATACCTCCAGGAGATTCGTAGCTACTTGGGAAGGAGGATCTAATCTGTGAAGGTCACAAATATTTTCGGGAAGCTCGAGTTTCCAAATGAGAAGAAGGGGGCTGTCTTTGGGGCTGCCAGGTTTCTCTGCTCCGTACCCCACTTCTGTTGTCTGAGGGTGATATCTAGTAGCCAGACCCTGTTAAGTCGAAGCCTCAAAACATTCTAGTGCAATAGGTGCTACtcgaaaaaaagaaaaaaaacatgcaaaGGTTAACATTACAACGTTAAAAAGCTCTCGGTCCCATCAGAGCCCCATGTCCCGCAGTTTCCCTTTGCAGTGTAGATGCTTGTCAGTTTCTTGCGTATGTTTTGGTGAATACAAACGTGTGTGTCTGTTGAGGTATGTCCTGGTTGCCCTTTGTAGATGGAAGAATGGAGGCTTAGGTTGGAGTTGGCAAGTCAAAAGAGtttaataatagctaacactttTGCTCGCATGCCTGCCTGGCCCCTTTCAGAATGCCTGTAGTTCAGCTAAATTGTTTGAGCCCTCACAGCAGCCCCGTGCGGGTCGACGCTGCTGTCGTGCTCACACTGCAGAAAAGGGAACAGCCTGCCCCAACAAGGAAGGGGCAGGATGTGGGCGGATGGGGAGGCTTCTCCACAAGACACTCAGTGGACATTTACTTAGCGGCACCCGTACTTGTCAGACTCGCGCTTTACCTTCCCAAGGTTCTGAGATCTAGTAGTCGCCACTGAAAACCTAGCAGGCAGGACCGGGTGGCTCACGTGTGGACGGAGGGCCTCCAGCTGGATGCAGAAGGACAGGTAGATTTAGTTTTTAAGCTCATAGTGAAACGTCCAAGTAATACACACATATAGGGGTGAAAAGATCCCTCCCTCCCCGCTGCCTCATAGGGCCTGGCAGCTCAACGTCGGCCACGTAGCGGGAGCAGCTGACTTCCTAGCTAAACGCAGGATTTTGGGGAGAAATGTGAGATGCTTTTTGGATATGTTAGCTGTATCCACTTTCATACATACCTCCCAGAGCTCACTCTTGGCATAGTTTGACAGTGAGTCTTCCCAGACTGTCAGGTTTAAGCCCAGACCATACGACTTGCTATGCAACCTTGGGCAAGACCTTTTTGTGCCTCCGTTGCCCCATGTGTGAAACGGGGTAATCGCAGTACACTGCTCTGTTAATGTGGGGGTCGAACGAATACATTCTTTGAGGAGAAGTTGCTCCGTGTTAGCTGCTATTATGCATAACTTTCTCTGCAAATTGccttttctcactgtgtcttggAGATCCTTGTCAGTGCATTGGACATTGAATTCCAAAACCACAGATGAACCCGTAAGCTGTTTGATCAGTCTGCTGTTGAGTGACATTGGGCTGGTTCCCTTTGCACACCCTTGGGAAAGACACCCCAAAGCCTGAGGCCACGGTTATGTACAGAGTGTATAAATGCACTTGATGTTGCTTCCTTCCAAAAGACTGGCGTGGTAGCATTTTTACATATCCTTTGTTGTTTGGATAGATAATAGGTGTGCGTAGTGCAGAATTGAGAGGTTTACAAAGACATGCAGTCGTAGTTTTTAAGGATGGAAGACGCAACATGAACAATGAAAAGTAAATCTCTCCCTTCCAGAAGCAACCATTGCAGAGTGGAATTACTGGAGGCGGCTGAGGAGTGCCGGTCAAGTTGGGATTAGtttgctggggggcgggggggcatgGTTTGCCAGGGGCAGAGGTTCAGCTCTGGACCTCATTTGCCAGGTGCTCTGAGCATCTGCTTTGCTAAGCCAGGGAGCCACTCAGCATCTTGGTTCCAAGAGAGAAGGCCAGCAGAGATGACTTTACATGTTTCCTTTCCCCCTGGAAGAACTAATCCTTCTCTTGTTTTATCAGAGTCCTGTGGACTTTGCAAATAAAATATGGCCGTCACTGAGTAGGACTGTCCCCGGGTCTCTGGCTCTTTCCATCTACCCTGTGTAGCAGAGTAGGGTTCTCCACTTTCAACCCTAAAAAATAATaggtttagggacacctgggtggctcaatgggttaagcctctgccttcggctcaggtcctgatcctcagggtcctgggaccaagtcccacattgggctctctgctcggtggggagcctaaaaaaaaataataggtttAGGTCTATCAAAATACAGAAGCTCTGTTTCTGGTGTGGTGGAGTAAATTTCTAACAGACGACCATCCCCACCCCTCCGCAAATAAACTATATATTctagacaaaatgccaaaaacaaaaaaccccgaaAAAAACCCGAAACTACTGGAAGGCTCTGGAGAGTGCTCGAAAGCAGGTGGATTCTGGGGAGAGGGTGAGTTGAAAGTTGCAAGAAGAGCTCATCACAGGGTGAGTTTTCTGGTGTGTGTTCATTTCTGGTGTGTGCACCCCGAGGGCGGGCTGCAGTCCTGGCATAGCCGGGCAGCCAAGACTCAGGTAGAAAACCAGCTGTCTTCTTGGCCTGAAGAACCAGAGGACAGAGCCTAGAGGAACCACAGCAACTGGAAAGGAGAGTGCCAGGGAGGTTCCCTTCCCCCAAGTGACCTGTATAAATTCAGCCCAAGTCTCTTGCTGACCACCAGGCTGTGGATCTGTGGGGCCGACTCCGAGCAGGGCTGAAGCGATCCAGATTTACACCATCACCCCCTATGGTAAGCTGAGTCTAGCAAGTACAAATATCCCTACAGCAAGACCTTTCACATTTCTTTGGAGGAATATAACAGAATCCAGAACATCTACAACATTAACATACATCTGGACACAAGGCAGAATTACCTAATACACATAGAATTAGGGAAACGTGACTCATTCTCAAGGGAAGAGACAAGAAGACCAAGAGAACCCAAGTGTTAGGGttctcagtgggtagagcatgcgactcccGACCTcgggatcgtgagttcaagccccatgttgggcgtggagcctacgttaacaacaacaacaaaaaaccaagtgCTGGAGTTAGCAGGCAAGGCCTCTAAAGCAGTTATTACAACTGTGCTTATTGAGGTAAAAGTGTAATGTTGAAAAATAGGAAATCtcagcagagaaatagaaaaatgttaaagaacaaaatggatGTTCTGACACTGACAATACAGTATCTGTGATTCTAAAGATCCACTGGTAGACCTAATAGAATGGGGATGAGAGACTCCCTGCGCGGGAAATATATTAATGGGAATTATCCAGTCTCAAAAAGAGACaaagatttttcaaataaagtcttGAAAGCAGCTGACAGAAACAACACATTACAAGCAGGGCAACCATGATTCAAGAAAACGACCCCAGAATTTTATAACCAGTGAAAACAAGTATTTTCAGATAGAAGAAGACTAAGAGAATTTGTCACTGGCGGAAAGACACTACACAAAATGCTAATGGGAGTTCTTCAGGTGTTGGGGACATTATCCCAGGAGAAACTTGGAACTCAGGCTGATTGCTTGGAACTCAGGAAAGATTGCTAAAGACTATCTAGCTGCTTCgtttctttgaaatgtatatgattttaaagcaaaagttatgggttgcctgggtggctcagtcagttaagtgtctgccttcagctcaggtcatgatctcagggtcctgggatcgagcccttgcatcgggctctctgctcagcagggagcctgcttcccccctctctctgcctgcctctgcccacttgtgacctctatcatataaataaataaaatcttaaaaaaaaaaaaagttatggacgcctgggtggctcagccgctgccttccactcgggtcatgatcccagaatcctgggatcgagtcccacattgggctccttgttcagcggggcgcctgcttctctctctgcctctgcctgcttgtgctcgctcgctctctctgacaaataaataaaatcttaaaaaaagttatgcCATTGCCATGAGGGGTTTGTGAGTGGAGATGTAAGCCGTGTGACAACGACAGCACAAAACAGTGGGAGGAGTGGCAAGGACTTGTGGCCTGAACAGTGGCGGATTCCGCTGGAAGTGAAATGACACCCTACAGACTCCAGACAGACCGAGAAAGAGCGCACCTGCGGGGCGTCGTCCCAGAGCAGTACTAGAGACCGAACTGCGGAGAGCGAAATCtcaaaaagaactggaaaaaggTATTCAAATAATCCAGGAGAAGGCAGGAGAGCGGAAACCGGAACgaaaagggaaaacaataaaATCGATAGACCTAACTCCACCATATTAGTGATTCCTGGAAAGGGGAAGCCCTAGGTTGCCCACGTGGGAAGCATTCTTTGCCCAGGAGCAGCCAGACAGATGGCTGGGGGTGAACGCCCCTACCCTTGGCCTCTGTGCACAGCGTTTAAGTCCCGAcggaaaatacagagaatgatATAGTAACACCCAGGTACCCGCCACCATTTTGCcacccgctttttttttttttttttttttcctccctgttaCTTGTTATTTATGGGTAGAGTTCTAGTTCATTCCGGCTACCCCTGTCGATTATTCTGTTGCATGCCTAGAGTAGACTTGAGACCCTTTCAACTGCTGCTGGAGACGACGTAGAGTTGTTTTCTCGAGTTGCCAACCTTTGGACACTCGTGCCCATGCATTTCTAAGGGAGGGCGCCCAGGAAGCCAGTTGCTGGCACAGATAATGCCCACCTCCTGCTTACAAGCTTTTGCCAGATTCCTTTCCAAAGTGATCTTGCCCGCTTACCCCGATCCTTTAGAAGGGTCATAGCTTGAGGTGCTCTCTGTCCAGGAGGGTGGCGGGAGGGTGGCGTCAAGGGCAGCCTGATGGCTGACACGTGCCCCAGGACTCCTGCTGGTGCTTCTTTAGAAGTCctaggtcattcattcattccccaaaCATGGAGCTTCCGGGATATTCTTTATCCAGCGGGGATAAAGTGACGATAAAGCACCAGAGAAACCCACCCCCTGACTTCGGAGGCCCTGGCTGACTCCACTAGTCGGGTGTGGGACTCTTGGCCTCAGGCTTGCAAGTTCGAAACCCACGTGGGGTGCGGAGATGACTCGAACTCTTAAGACAAAATGAAACTCTGCTCTTCTAGGGCTTTGCTTTTACGGGGAGTTGCATGGAGATGCATGGAGGCCGGGTGTATACAGTGGCACCCGTGCTCCTCAGCCTCCCGTTGGATACAGCTGGAGAGCCTGATGGGCTCTGTGGGTGGactgcctctcccacctcccacctcgtCCCAGAGAGGGGTCACGGAGGCTTGGACCAGACCACGCCAtggggaaagaaagcagaaagagtaTCCACTGTTCCAATCTGATTTTATTGAAAaggaaacatacaaaaatcatgtacaaaaaaaattaaccaaacatGTACAGAAAATTCATTCCGGTATCTACAGCAGCGCATATACAGTATTTTACAGGCTGGGCCATCCCTCCCCGCTCCCAGACTCCTCCCTCTTCTGCGATTTCCCCCCCTCCCTGACTCCCCGTCTTCCCCCCAGCGCTTCGCCCTGGGGACTAAGGCTGGGGCGGTTTCCGCCAAAATATCCCACCCCCCAAATGAATGCCAGTGGtcacacgtgctctctctaaaCCTATGCAATGGGATTGATGGGGGCGGGGAGTGGTCACGGGCAGAGCACAGGATTCACAGTCTGGGCCCCTCCTGGCCACCCCCAGATGAAGGTGAGGCAGGCATGCCCACCACCCGCCGGCTGGCGCAGGGAAGATGGCTGGGCGCTGGGCTGGGGCAGCCATCAGACCCACCCCATTCTCTGGCTCCAGGAGGCTAGTGGTCACGTTTGGCTCATTTGCTCTTCACgggccccctccccaggaggagggggggaagcaCCAGGGGCCTGAGGCTAGGCCCAAAGTGAAGGAGCACTGGGAGGGAggttcccccccgcccccagtgtcACCCCTGCAGCTGGAACGGGCAGCCAGCACCAGCAGCCTTTCCTGAGATGGTGGTGGGCGGCAGAGGCGGGTGGCTCCGTCCCCACCCTCTCCGTCACCGCTGCCTTCAGACGCTGAGTCCGTCAGCCCTCTCTCCCCTGGCTTCCCAGCCAGGGACCCAGGAGTCCACATCTCCATCAGTGTCCCCAGGCTAGGCCGGGACTGGGGCTGGAGTGGCGGCCCTGGCCCGCCCCTGGGACAGGCAGGGCTGGTAGTCCAGTATGCTACATGGTGCAGAAAAAGTCCCCCGCGCTGGCCAGGGCATCAGGAGGTGGGAGGGTCCTGCCCCCCAAGTCCCTGACGTCCACCGGGCGGGTGCAGGCACCTAATTGGGCTCCATCTCTGGGGCTCCACGGCCCCTGGGTAAGGGCAGGAGTCCCATGATGAGATTGTACAGGACCCTCCAGGGGGAGGGGCGGTGTCGCTGCTGCTCCTCTTGTCtctagggagagggaaaagaggaagttAGAGTGGGCTTCCGACAGGGGGACAGGGGCGTGTGGGTGATTGGGCCCAAGGGCCAGGATGAGGGAGGCAGTTTCCTAAGGGTGAGCTACCAGCCCTCAGCGGTGGGCCCTACCATTGCTGACTGGGTCCATATCCCcgctcctccccccaccagggTCCAAGTCAGTCACCTCAAGGGAGGACAGCGTCCTCCTCTAGAACAGAATAGGATGGACGGCAAGGTCGCAGACCCAGTGtcctcagcacagtgcctgagcCCAGCAAGTGCTCCTCTAGTCTCTGGACCAAAatcagccagggctggggggtggcagGATTGGGGGGTGGCTGGATGGCAGACTGTCCTGCCCTCCCCTCAAAGGTTGGGAAGtgacagagaagggagcagggagcctatagTCTCAGTGATTCTAGAACGATCTGTGGAAGGACAAGCCCTGGGAACAACAGTTCACCTTCTGTGCTGAGGCTGCACGGAAATCTGTGCAGACAAAGCTAACCCCTGCCCTCTTTCCAGCAACGGGATGAAGGCTTGCGGTGGCCTCTAGAACCCTCTCAGTTCCACATTGCTAGGCaagtgagaaagaaggaagccacATGGAAGAAAAgactcccacccccccccccacccctgcccagtaCAAAGGAAAGGTAAGCTGTAGCTCTCTCCCATTCCCTATCCTGAGTGCAGGGCCAGGCCCACTGCTAACAGGCAGAGCTCCCCTGGTCTCATCCCCCTGAAAGGATGGAAAGCTCCTCTGACTGATGAGAACAAAGTCAGATAAACCATCCTTATGAACCTAGTGGGTGCCAGGCTGTGGGACGCCCTGTACCAATCCCCACCCTCTCCTTACTCCCCACCAACTCTCGAAGCTGGGAGGTAGCAAAGGAGGCATGTCAGAATGGCATCAGCTGGAAAGCCTGCCAATGTTTCACTGCTTTGGGGTGCTGCCCAGCACAGTCATCTCTGGGAGCAATTAGCAATCACCGGGTAAAGCCCAGCAGCCACGTCTGTACTGTGGGGTACACACAAGTGCACCGAAAATGTGTATCCTCAGgaagaaaccaaaaccaaccaaacaaacaaaaaacaagccaaTGAAaattgaagcattttttttaaaatcctaaatatccatcaatgagaaaatgaacaagaaTACTGTATGTTGATCCAACAGAACGCTACAGAAACAGCGAAAACGCTTTGCCCACACGGATCAGTCTCAAAGCTAATACAGGAGGGGGAAAGTTTGGAGAGAAACACATCATATCTCGTATATGAAGCCCAAAAACATTCCGCCAACCTAAGCATTGTTTGTGGCCTGATCACTAGTCTGTAGCGGGATCAACACCTGCGGAGTCATGGGACACGCCAACTTGAGAGGTTTCCtttggaaaggagaagagggtggggggggggagcgagGGGCTTGACAACATccgggttttgtttttctttcaataagCAAGCAGCGCGGTGTAATGTTCAGATTGGACAGAGCTGGGTGCTCGGCGCCCTGATATTTGTTATTCTCTGTTCTACGCCATAAGCTCCCAAGATTTTGTCTTAATCAGAGGCCGAGCCGCGGGCTTGGGGGCGGGGACTCCCGCGGGGGCGGGGCTCCacggcccgccccgccccgggccgCCCGGGAAGCTGTGTGGCGCGCTGCCGTCCGCGCGCGCCGGCGGGTGGGAGGGGCGGGCGCGGCCGCGCCGCCGCTGCTGACTCACCGGCTATAAATAGCCCGGGATATATGAGCCGCTCCGCCGAGCGCCGCCCTCAGACCCCGCGGCCGCGGGCCGCGGGCGCGCAGCTGCGCTCGAGGCGGTCCCGGCCCTGGCCCGGCCCGTGCCAGCCGCCGCGGCGCGGGCCCTTCGGCAGGTCCGCTGGCCCGccgcccctcccacctgcctgtcCCCAGCGCGACCCCGCCGCGCCGGGCAGCAGCTGCAGCACATCTGGCGGGGCCCGCCCGCAGCCCCCTCCGGGGCGGGAAGTCCCACCTGCCGTCTACCCCGCCCCCAGCACTCACCCGCCGCTCGTACAGCGCGTTGAGGTCGTCCGCCATCCTCCGCAGCTGGGCCCCGATCTCCCGGGCccactgctcctcctccccccggACTcccggggctgcctgggtggggcCGCCCGCCAGGGCCCCCGGGGCACTGGGCACCGGCGATTCCAGGTGCGGCTCCGCCGGCGAGAGTGAGGGCTGAGGACCTGGGAAAagccggggaggggggggcgTGGTCAGCACCCACCACCCCTGTCGGGCCTGAGGCGCCCCCGAGGGACCAATTAGCCAGCCAGGGCCCgcttctcccttttccagccTCCCAATTTCCTTTCTGCTCCCCGCCTCATTTCTAGCGattctgtttttcccttccaAAAGCCAGGTTCCTCGGCTTCCGCTCCCCAGGCGCCAGAAAGCAAGAGGATGTCCTGGGGAGGCCTCTCTCGGGGTTACCTGGCTAGCCAgcttacccccctcccccactgcccgtGTTAGTCTGGAAGTCTCCCTCTTATCCGACCCAACTATTCCAAAACGGGACCAAATTTTGCCTGTTCCACttaacagatggagaaactgaggcccacccTAAGAagtggcccaaggtcacatagggATACGGCGACTGACTACAAGCAGTCACAAGCCTCAGGTCTCCTGCCCTCTGGTGTCCAACCACAACGAAGCCACACCCCCGGATGTGGCAGGGGCACGGAGACCAGAAGGCCAGACTGGCTGCCTACGAGCGAGCCCGGGCCTGGGGGGCTGGGATTCGGGATATgccttcctgccccaccccttctGGGCCGCCCCGCAGTATCTGCCTCCCTCCAGAGCCACACCAGGTCCTGGCGAGGGGGATCCTCAGGCCCAAAatgggggcctcagtttccacagctGTGCCTGTGGTCTTGAAATCGGGTCCCCTCTTGCCTCTGCTGCTGGGGAGCCCATCTGGGGAAGTTTTCTCTCCTCTGATCTCCCGGGGCTCCAGGGACAgggtgaggggttggggtggaggggaaAGCGGGACGATCTTCCCTGCCACTGAGCGTGTAGGCCGGGATGGGGCTGGCAGGGCACCAGAGGGTTAACAGCCCATCCGGCAGGGGACCTTTAACCCTTCCCTCCCCAAGACTCACTTTCCCACtctggcctcccccacccccactttcccCACACAatggcccctccccctctccttcctcctcccggACTGCGGAGAGGGCGGCCCTGGCCAGAGATGCAGATAAAGGCAAAaggccacccccccaccccccaagtccCGAAGTGACAGTCTTCTCGCTCTGCCCACACTCCCTCCAACTATCGTCCTCGGAGAGGTTAAGGAGACCCAGACtcggggaggtgggggctgggaaaCAGCTGCTGCCCCGGCCCGGAAAAGGCCGTGGGCTGCAACTCGGGGACTGCAGTCAGATTCCAGGAGGGACTTcccaccccgcctccccccacccccagcctcccactcAGTCTTCCTGCTTCCTGCAACACAAAGACCACACTGGCCACACCCTCCCTGTGGCCCGGCCGGCTcgccacctccccccccccccccccccccccccccccccccccgctcgcTCCCACTTCTACAGTTCCTCAATGTCTTTCCTGGCTCCCCGCATCCCGGGGCGCCCGTGTGGGGCGGCACTCACCGTCGGGGCGCGGGCCTCGGGGCCGGCTGCGGGGACCCCCAGGCCAGCGGGGGCCCCCCAGGGCGGCGGTGACGGCGGGAGGGGCGGTGGGGGCGCAGAGGTAGGCGGCGGGCAGCAGGGCGGgagcggcgggggcggcgggcagGCCGGGCTCGCAGAGGCCACAGGACACCGCCGAGGGCACCAGGCGGCTGAGGGGAAAGGGGCGCGGGCCGTCGCGGGACAGGCCCTCTACGGGCTCCGGGGAGCTGCCCTCCTGGCGTGCTCGGGCCATGGCGCTCCCTGGGGCCTGCaggacagggggagaggggtgcGGTCAGGTAGGCAGTGCAGGGGGCACACAGGACACCCCCACTCACTCCTGCACACAGCTACCAGCACCTTTGGGGGGCAGGGGTCCAGGGAAGGTCTCCCAACACACAGGGCCCAGACGGGGCACTGTAGGCAGCTGCGATGGCCCCACAGGACTGTCCACCGAGGGTCTGTCGCAGGGTCCCCCAGGTGGGGACCGCCTCCCATGCACGTGGTGATGGTGCCCACGACGGTCAAGGAAGCACAGGACAGCTCTCACAGCAAGTCCAAGGGCTCACACAGGACCCAGATGGAGGAGTCTGtcaggtgtgtgtatgtgtgtgtgtgtgtgtgcacgcacgcgtgTGTGCAGGAGGGGAGACAGCCTCAGAACACAAACTCACCCAGCCTGGGAGTCACCCAGAGCATGGGCTGGTGGGGCTGACTTCCGGAACACGGTGATGGCCATGCACACGGACTCATGCAGGACCTCAATGGCAAATACTACTtccggcaggggtgggggaggtggtgaAGGGTACACGCCACACAGGTAAGGGCTCCCTTGGGACTGGCCAGCCTGACCTCCCACCTCATCTCCCATTGGCACAGAAATGGTTCCCATCTCTGGGATTGCTACCCAGTACAgaacacacatatgcacacacacacacaccctgaccaAAACgtggacacacacatacacacagaccaTCAGAATGCAGACCGGCTGCCACATCCCAGCCCCTCCA
Coding sequences:
- the BBC3 gene encoding bcl-2-binding component 3 isoform X2 produces the protein MARARQEGSSPEPVEGLSRDGPRPFPLSRLVPSAVSCGLCEPGLPAAPAAPALLPAAYLCAPTAPPAVTAALGGPRWPGGPRSRPRGPRPDGPQPSLSPAEPHLESPVPSAPGALAGGPTQAAPGVRGEEEQWAREIGAQLRRMADDLNALYERRRQEEQQRHRPSPWRVLYNLIMGLLPLPRGRGAPEMEPN
- the BBC3 gene encoding bcl-2-binding component 3 isoform X1: MGGGPHLGDPATDPRWTVLWGHRSCLQCPVWALCVGRPSLDPCPPKAPGSAMARARQEGSSPEPVEGLSRDGPRPFPLSRLVPSAVSCGLCEPGLPAAPAAPALLPAAYLCAPTAPPAVTAALGGPRWPGGPRSRPRGPRPDGPQPSLSPAEPHLESPVPSAPGALAGGPTQAAPGVRGEEEQWAREIGAQLRRMADDLNALYERRRQEEQQRHRPSPWRVLYNLIMGLLPLPRGRGAPEMEPN